A genomic region of Bactrocera dorsalis isolate Fly_Bdor chromosome 3, ASM2337382v1, whole genome shotgun sequence contains the following coding sequences:
- the LOC105226905 gene encoding uncharacterized protein LOC105226905: MALQNLLPKCVLNLTKTGTFAPTSLIQPVRFSSSVGGCILPKFKKKPGPIRPGRKCIPYKVPICSEEVLKKKRKARPCQLKVDVQDIDPECCPNPCIDMYPRFDDLYYAPSEKNRPYQQTWCEFGNLRIVKRPRCCYEEFDIPMPKRRKPKRGPSVDLCEVARKCPNVSPKCVKLIWPGCRTNKCTFKCNYYPPPKDCLKICTPYPSFSECERDLPKPLHPVECNCLEYMGFCPP, translated from the coding sequence ATGGCATTGCAAAACTTGCTTCCAAAGTGTGTGCTAAATCTCACAAAAACCGGCACGTTTGCGCCGACATCGCTTATACAGCCCGTACGCTTTTCGAGTTCGGTAGGCGGTTGCATTTTACCGAAATTTAAGAAGAAGCCAGGCCCAATCCGGCCAGGACGTAAATGTATACCATATAAAGTGCCCATTTGCAGTGAAGaggttttgaagaaaaaacgcAAAGCTAGACCCTGTCAATTGAAAGTCGATGTACAAGATATCGATCCCGAATGCTGTCCAAATCCTTGTATCGATATGTATCCACGTTTTGATGATCTATATTATGCGCCGTCCGAAAAGAATCGTCCATACCAGCAAACTTGGTGTGAATTTGGTAATTTACGTATAGTGAAACGGCCACGTTGTTGCTATGAAGAATTCGATATACCAATGCCGAAGCGTCGCAAACCGAAGCGTGGTCCAAGCGTCGATCTATGCGAAGTGGCAAGAAAATGTCCGAACGTATCACCAAAATGTGTGAAACTCATTTGGCCTGGTTGTCGCACGAACAAATGTACATTCAAATGCAATTATTATCCACCGCCGAAGGATTGCCTAAAAATCTGTACGCCATATCCGAGCTTTTCGGAATGTGAAAGAGATTTGCCCAAGCCATTGCATCCAGTTGAATGCAATTGCTTGGAATACATGGGCTTCTGTCCACCATAA